From the genome of Halorussus sp. MSC15.2, one region includes:
- a CDS encoding DUF3179 domain-containing protein: MVRTSRRRFLLGAGTSLAATVGTRRRTASARPRDDGAVPLASEQLLVEYPLKRLRNEVVSGGPPKDGIPSIDDPKFTGVADADERLQPGDIVFGVARGDDVKAYPQYILVWHEITNDTLDETPVSVTYCPLTGTAMGFERGETTFGVSGDLLNNNLVMYDRATDSRWPQMLATAIEGTHEGESLREFRLVWTTWEQWKRRHPETKVLSEDTGYIRDYGGDPYGTYNPRGGYYTSSNTLFDRLQNDDRYPLKKVVLGARTPTDATAFVKDALRKRGLVEGELGDSPVVAVYDSALDTAYIYRTPDDASINRKNGAVVVNGSTYSPADLPFDRVYGYDAMWFAWVGLYPSTGVHD; the protein is encoded by the coding sequence ATGGTTCGCACCTCACGGCGGAGATTCCTGCTGGGAGCAGGTACTTCGCTCGCGGCCACGGTCGGAACCCGTCGTCGGACTGCGTCAGCACGACCGCGAGACGATGGGGCGGTACCGCTCGCGAGCGAGCAACTTCTGGTCGAGTACCCGCTGAAGAGACTCCGGAACGAGGTGGTGTCGGGCGGCCCGCCGAAGGACGGTATCCCGTCGATAGACGACCCGAAGTTCACCGGCGTCGCCGACGCAGACGAGCGACTCCAACCGGGCGACATCGTGTTCGGCGTCGCCCGGGGAGACGACGTCAAGGCGTACCCCCAGTACATTCTCGTCTGGCACGAGATTACGAACGACACGCTCGACGAGACTCCCGTGAGCGTCACCTACTGCCCGCTCACGGGAACCGCGATGGGGTTCGAACGCGGCGAGACGACGTTCGGCGTCTCCGGGGACCTCCTCAACAACAATCTCGTGATGTACGACCGGGCCACCGATAGCCGATGGCCGCAGATGCTGGCCACCGCCATCGAAGGTACGCACGAAGGCGAGTCGCTCCGGGAATTTCGGCTGGTCTGGACCACTTGGGAGCAGTGGAAGCGACGCCATCCGGAGACGAAGGTCCTCTCCGAGGACACCGGCTACATCCGGGATTACGGTGGTGACCCCTACGGCACGTACAATCCGCGCGGGGGCTACTACACGAGCAGTAACACGTTATTCGACCGGCTTCAGAACGACGACCGGTATCCACTGAAGAAGGTGGTCCTCGGGGCGCGAACGCCCACCGACGCGACGGCGTTCGTCAAAGACGCCTTGCGAAAACGGGGTCTCGTCGAAGGGGAACTCGGCGACTCGCCGGTCGTCGCGGTGTACGACTCCGCACTGGATACCGCGTACATCTACCGGACGCCGGACGACGCGTCGATTAACCGAAAGAATGGAGCGGTCGTGGTGAACGGGTCCACCTACTCGCCCGCGGACCTCCCGTTCGACCGGGTGTACGGGTACGATGCCATGTGGTTCGCTTGGGTGGGACTGTACCCGAGTACGGGAGTTCATGACTAG
- a CDS encoding helix-turn-helix domain-containing protein → MGTTDKERDVYRCQHCGNVSFGRSASDSGEGERPSTDASAIERPELAVVLREVFGISETGIRICVFLMEDGESTAGELADHLELDRSTVSRQLNQLTDIGLLEKRQRLLSEGGYVHVYSPVDVEEVRQRLTVGLHAWMDEALELVEDVNREKVAALARADHDESDSTGIYWDE, encoded by the coding sequence ATGGGAACAACTGACAAAGAACGAGACGTGTACAGATGCCAGCACTGCGGGAACGTCTCGTTCGGACGCTCAGCGTCCGATTCTGGCGAGGGGGAACGACCGTCCACGGACGCATCCGCAATCGAGCGTCCGGAGTTAGCCGTCGTTCTACGGGAAGTCTTCGGCATCTCCGAGACGGGCATACGAATCTGCGTCTTCCTCATGGAGGACGGAGAATCGACCGCGGGAGAACTCGCCGACCACCTCGAGCTAGACCGAAGCACCGTCAGCAGGCAACTGAATCAGTTGACCGACATCGGCCTGCTGGAGAAACGACAGCGCCTGCTCTCGGAGGGCGGTTACGTCCACGTCTACTCGCCGGTGGACGTCGAGGAGGTCCGCCAGCGACTGACCGTCGGCCTCCACGCGTGGATGGACGAGGCGCTCGAACTGGTCGAGGACGTCAACCGCGAGAAGGTCGCGGCGTTGGCCCGAGCCGACCACGACGAAAGTGACTCGACCGGTATCTACTGGGACGAGTAA
- a CDS encoding succinylglutamate desuccinylase/aspartoacylase family protein, which translates to MVTSNVLAPLQIRFSSYEIVILILTVLGIIIGYFERNWLRSLLQFRLLGRDIHVVHLQTRDPHVDIGTAGWEDEFEKSRGIRFDYLESPPNRSPWIVDQLRYYLRVLVGGEETETAPEVTLERGEEELILLAIRYNRYSEFGGQKIPGIGDYTAILGNVEFDSFIWWVHLWPPEKYNIRLPESEGRDTQPPLPSETSLHTHDPLVIDGNEESDRREESLVSNLASCLNPFVTQQKVGESDQQVKIAYPPIVNKQFFKLRQGTMRGELPRYTAGHNIFIPLWIHTPDHPEKYPRWTLDDSSHPKASTDDYEHRLSVVIDPPRLPFRMYKELRIDFEDTVGYTFPIFEVNDNEPIVEVFPEDTSEECDIAVVCCQHGDEKCGKEAIEKLLSVGENLGFRKPVKFVLANPRAVKQDTRKIDANLNRIFSDDSDVDPDDYEVGLAEPLREELADCKVLDLHSTETTEEPFALVQSFEITDAGQTITPREDQSELIDLVEKTGLVSNAADISIVEGGLISEVTGVSIECGEKGTQEATENAYVALRNFLITNGVFEEGTASLADPDWHIICSSVEEPDYSFEGENFERVERGEVFARDAGDAVTADGAFTPVLMAGPDEGYDDKLGFKARKISDLDDVRTPEDIGFYEACGPIWCSEVLDGS; encoded by the coding sequence ATGGTAACTTCAAATGTTTTGGCTCCGCTCCAAATTCGGTTCAGTAGCTACGAAATAGTGATACTAATTCTGACTGTACTTGGTATCATTATCGGATACTTTGAACGGAACTGGTTACGTTCTCTTCTTCAATTTCGGTTACTCGGGAGGGACATTCACGTCGTGCATCTACAGACACGCGACCCACACGTCGATATCGGGACGGCAGGTTGGGAAGATGAATTCGAAAAATCGCGAGGTATACGATTCGATTATTTGGAAAGTCCGCCGAATCGTTCTCCGTGGATAGTGGACCAGCTCCGTTATTATCTGCGAGTCCTCGTCGGAGGTGAAGAGACGGAAACAGCACCGGAAGTCACACTCGAAAGAGGTGAAGAGGAGTTGATTTTGCTTGCCATACGATACAACCGCTATTCCGAGTTTGGTGGACAGAAAATCCCGGGTATCGGGGATTACACTGCTATTTTGGGAAACGTCGAATTCGATTCGTTTATTTGGTGGGTGCACTTGTGGCCGCCAGAAAAGTACAATATTCGCCTTCCAGAATCGGAGGGACGGGATACTCAACCACCACTACCATCAGAAACGTCACTACACACTCACGACCCGTTAGTGATTGATGGGAACGAAGAATCGGATAGGCGAGAGGAAAGTTTGGTATCTAATCTGGCAAGCTGTCTCAATCCCTTCGTTACGCAGCAAAAAGTCGGCGAATCGGACCAACAGGTGAAGATAGCGTATCCACCGATAGTAAACAAACAGTTCTTCAAACTTCGTCAGGGAACGATGCGCGGCGAACTCCCCCGGTATACCGCTGGGCACAATATTTTCATTCCCCTCTGGATTCATACTCCAGACCATCCAGAGAAGTATCCGCGATGGACTCTCGACGATAGTAGCCATCCCAAAGCCAGCACGGATGATTACGAACACCGTCTCAGCGTCGTAATCGACCCGCCGCGACTTCCCTTCCGTATGTATAAGGAGTTGCGTATCGATTTCGAAGATACTGTGGGATACACGTTCCCAATATTCGAGGTTAACGATAACGAACCGATTGTTGAGGTATTCCCGGAAGATACATCGGAAGAATGTGACATAGCGGTAGTTTGTTGCCAACACGGCGACGAAAAATGCGGGAAAGAAGCAATCGAGAAGTTACTCTCCGTCGGGGAAAATCTCGGCTTTAGGAAACCAGTCAAATTCGTTCTAGCAAACCCAAGAGCAGTCAAGCAAGACACGCGCAAAATCGATGCTAATTTGAACCGTATCTTCAGTGACGATAGTGACGTTGACCCCGACGACTACGAAGTAGGTCTCGCTGAACCACTCCGTGAAGAACTTGCAGATTGCAAAGTACTTGACCTCCACTCGACCGAAACGACGGAGGAACCCTTCGCTCTCGTTCAGAGCTTCGAAATTACCGACGCGGGACAAACCATCACTCCCAGAGAAGACCAATCAGAACTAATCGACCTCGTCGAAAAAACAGGACTCGTATCTAACGCCGCGGACATTAGCATCGTAGAAGGCGGACTCATCTCGGAGGTAACAGGCGTGTCCATCGAATGTGGAGAGAAAGGGACCCAAGAAGCAACTGAGAATGCGTACGTGGCCCTTCGGAACTTTCTCATTACAAATGGAGTCTTCGAGGAAGGAACTGCATCATTAGCCGACCCAGATTGGCACATCATCTGTTCATCGGTTGAAGAGCCAGACTACTCGTTCGAAGGAGAGAACTTTGAACGAGTAGAGCGAGGGGAAGTTTTCGCAAGGGATGCTGGTGACGCAGTCACCGCTGATGGAGCGTTCACGCCTGTTTTGATGGCGGGACCGGACGAGGGCTACGACGACAAACTAGGGTTCAAAGCACGGAAAATCAGTGACCTTGACGATGTTCGAACTCCTGAAGATATCGGATTCTACGAGGCTTGTGGGCCTATCTGGTGTAGCGAAGTCCTCGATGGTTCGTAA
- a CDS encoding DsrE family protein — protein MAKAAIVILAGTESHADNGRVVNGLEAAKEFAENDGDELELIFDGAGTQWIPELEDEDHDYHDLYASVSESASACDYCAGAFGVDDAIQDAGVVTLDEHEGHPSIRSLVDDDYEIITF, from the coding sequence ATGGCGAAAGCAGCTATCGTGATTCTGGCCGGTACCGAATCGCACGCCGACAACGGTCGCGTCGTCAACGGTCTCGAAGCCGCGAAAGAGTTCGCCGAGAACGACGGCGACGAACTCGAACTCATCTTCGACGGCGCAGGAACCCAGTGGATTCCCGAACTCGAAGACGAGGACCACGACTACCACGACCTCTACGCGTCGGTCAGCGAGAGCGCGTCCGCTTGTGATTACTGCGCCGGCGCGTTCGGCGTCGACGACGCGATACAGGACGCCGGCGTCGTGACGCTGGACGAGCACGAGGGCCACCCCAGCATCCGGTCGCTCGTCGACGACGACTACGAGATTATCACGTTCTGA
- a CDS encoding MFS transporter, which yields MGSEQAEFYSLYVTRFAGSLGFITILTLLPTYIDVLDPSGVAVGLFITALSVGRAIAIVPLSWAGDRYDKRTILLIALATSISAYVLFGLISSSLGFIAARTLQGLGIVGTGLISLALVSELAPDGERANVIGKYNSWRMAAGIIGTLGAGLLYQQFGFTPVFSVLALLLAVAFLGVWVFINPDETSMSGFALFDLAVNRRILTLTSFRAQYAVAVTLVRKWVPIYVGVSAVRGGLGLGAFVVGTVIAAEKFTNMLCQPYTGRLSDRYGRALFVFVGGGAYGLVALVIPFAEPIGSTLGFPTSIPALGDVSPAYLVVVLLNGLLGVADSLREPASMALFADEGEGEGIASSFGIRSIVWRPGAIIAPMVGGYLMSAVGMEWVFFLGGATALSGVVTFFLVLSSTHGRRALAEW from the coding sequence ATGGGCTCCGAGCAGGCCGAATTCTACTCGCTCTACGTGACTCGGTTCGCCGGCAGTCTCGGCTTCATCACCATCCTCACCTTACTTCCGACGTATATCGACGTCCTCGACCCGTCGGGCGTCGCCGTGGGACTGTTCATCACCGCGCTGTCGGTCGGTCGCGCCATCGCCATCGTCCCGCTCAGTTGGGCGGGCGACCGCTACGATAAGCGAACGATTTTGTTAATCGCCCTCGCGACCAGTATCAGCGCCTACGTCCTGTTCGGGTTAATCTCGTCGAGTCTCGGCTTCATCGCCGCCAGAACGTTGCAGGGTCTCGGCATCGTCGGGACCGGTCTCATCAGTCTCGCCCTCGTCAGCGAACTCGCCCCGGACGGGGAGCGAGCCAACGTCATCGGCAAGTACAACTCGTGGCGGATGGCCGCCGGAATCATCGGGACGCTCGGAGCGGGTCTGCTCTACCAGCAGTTCGGGTTCACGCCGGTCTTCTCCGTTCTCGCCCTACTGCTCGCAGTCGCGTTCCTCGGCGTCTGGGTCTTCATCAACCCGGACGAGACCTCGATGTCGGGGTTCGCGCTGTTCGACCTCGCGGTGAATCGGCGGATTCTCACGCTCACGAGTTTCCGCGCGCAGTACGCGGTCGCGGTCACCCTCGTCCGGAAGTGGGTGCCGATATACGTCGGCGTCTCGGCCGTCCGCGGCGGTCTCGGACTCGGTGCGTTCGTCGTCGGCACGGTCATCGCCGCCGAGAAGTTCACGAACATGCTGTGTCAACCGTACACTGGGCGACTCTCCGACCGATACGGTCGCGCCCTGTTCGTGTTCGTCGGCGGTGGCGCGTACGGACTCGTGGCACTCGTCATCCCCTTCGCCGAACCCATCGGTTCGACGCTCGGTTTCCCAACGTCCATCCCCGCACTCGGCGACGTTTCTCCGGCGTATCTGGTTGTCGTGCTGTTGAACGGTCTCCTCGGCGTCGCCGACAGTTTACGCGAACCAGCGAGCATGGCGTTGTTCGCCGACGAGGGCGAGGGCGAAGGGATAGCGAGTAGCTTCGGGATTCGGTCCATCGTCTGGCGTCCGGGCGCGATTATCGCGCCGATGGTCGGCGGGTATCTGATGAGCGCGGTCGGGATGGAGTGGGTGTTCTTCCTCGGCGGGGCCACCGCGTTGAGCGGCGTCGTGACCTTCTTCCTCGTCCTCTCGTCGACTCACGGTCGCCGCGCGCTCGCGGAGTGGTGA
- a CDS encoding FAD-dependent oxidoreductase encodes MESTTVLVIGGGATGAGIARDLALRGVTVTLVDRGGLASGTSGRSHGLLHSGARYAESDPVGAEECIRENRVLKRIAGDCLRDTGGLFVQLAGDDPEYFETKRDACQAVGIPTTVLDGDDAREVVPDLSPDVERAMRVPDAVVYPSRLVAANAADARDHGATIHPHAPVEGMTVADGRITAVDVGGSVDERIEPDYVVNATGAWAERIAAMAGVTVEMRPTRGVMVSVEYDRLGPVLNRCRKPDDGDIIVPHDSEVVLGTTSVSVADPDDYSTEAWEVSDTVAECAAMLPPVADAPTRRTWWGVRPLYAPDEDAREGRGISRGFFELDHAADGVENFASVVGGKLTTYRRMAESTADSVCDRLNLDADCLTADRRLPGADDPDRLDALVTEFDGRGVTDADVVDTPES; translated from the coding sequence ATGGAGTCGACGACTGTCCTCGTCATCGGTGGCGGTGCAACCGGGGCCGGAATCGCCCGCGACCTCGCGCTACGTGGCGTAACCGTCACGCTCGTCGACCGCGGCGGACTCGCCAGCGGGACGTCCGGTCGTTCGCACGGTCTGTTACACAGCGGGGCACGCTACGCCGAATCCGACCCTGTCGGTGCCGAGGAGTGTATCCGGGAGAACCGCGTTCTCAAGCGAATCGCGGGAGACTGTCTCCGCGACACGGGCGGGTTGTTCGTGCAACTCGCCGGCGACGACCCCGAGTACTTCGAGACCAAACGAGATGCCTGCCAGGCGGTCGGTATCCCGACGACTGTTCTGGACGGCGACGACGCCAGAGAGGTCGTCCCGGACCTGTCGCCCGACGTCGAGCGGGCGATGCGAGTGCCCGACGCCGTGGTCTACCCGTCGCGACTGGTCGCCGCCAACGCGGCCGACGCCCGCGACCACGGGGCGACGATTCACCCTCACGCCCCGGTCGAAGGAATGACCGTCGCCGACGGGCGCATCACTGCGGTCGACGTCGGCGGGTCCGTGGACGAACGAATCGAACCGGACTACGTCGTCAACGCGACCGGGGCGTGGGCCGAACGAATCGCTGCGATGGCCGGCGTCACCGTCGAGATGCGGCCGACTCGGGGCGTGATGGTTTCGGTCGAGTACGACCGCCTCGGTCCGGTGTTGAACCGCTGTCGGAAACCAGACGACGGAGACATCATCGTGCCACACGACTCGGAGGTGGTCCTCGGAACCACCAGCGTCAGCGTGGCGGACCCCGACGACTACTCGACCGAAGCGTGGGAGGTCTCGGACACGGTTGCGGAGTGCGCGGCCATGCTTCCGCCGGTCGCCGACGCGCCGACGCGCCGAACGTGGTGGGGCGTTCGTCCGCTGTACGCTCCCGACGAGGACGCACGCGAGGGCCGCGGTATCTCCCGCGGGTTCTTCGAGTTGGACCACGCGGCCGACGGCGTCGAGAACTTCGCGAGCGTCGTCGGCGGGAAACTGACGACGTACCGCCGGATGGCGGAATCGACCGCCGACAGCGTTTGCGACCGCTTGAACCTCGACGCCGACTGCCTGACCGCGGACCGCCGCCTTCCCGGCGCGGACGACCCGGACCGACTCGACGCGTTGGTCACGGAGTTCGACGGACGCGGCGTGACCGACGCCGACGTGGTCGATACACCGGAATCGTAG
- a CDS encoding MEDS domain-containing protein — protein sequence MSERTSPPAAVGEPVSIETGLEALQSGAEFTGPVEKLGGHHCNDHFAQVYETDAERFAAAVPFVRHGLERDERVMYVVDKSSEAAVTAALLDAGIDADTALDTGQLSFHTVQDTYLRNGSFDPDEMVDFYAETVGEATEEYEALRIVAETTWLQDDATTVEQFMEYEAKVNDLFADEDCLALCQYDRTGFSPETVRNIIQTHPHLIYDGAACHNFYYTPPSEFFGPDEPARENERMLRTLRDRTVAKSKHRRRERFLEELYEITAATDREFDDKLQAVFELGCEWFDLELGAIAAIEPDSDRWEVEAVSASHEHLAPGMQVDLSETYCRVPAACDGGDAVGQPVTITDPVDSGFENATCFTEFGVEAYLGTRIPIDGALDRTFFFVSEEPRDDVITDEERTFHRLMSQWVSYELERREQERFLREGYEITSDPTLGFDEKLQALFDLGCERFGLELGGMAKVDSDADRFEVEHVSDDHDHFESGLSLPLSETYCTVATDVGAWEP from the coding sequence ATGAGTGAGCGCACCTCCCCGCCCGCAGCGGTTGGCGAGCCGGTGTCCATCGAGACCGGACTCGAAGCGCTCCAGTCGGGGGCGGAGTTCACCGGTCCCGTCGAGAAACTCGGCGGCCACCATTGCAACGACCACTTCGCACAGGTATACGAGACCGACGCCGAACGGTTCGCGGCCGCCGTTCCGTTCGTCCGGCACGGACTCGAACGGGACGAGCGCGTCATGTACGTCGTCGACAAGAGCAGTGAGGCGGCGGTGACAGCGGCGCTCCTCGACGCGGGTATCGACGCCGATACCGCGCTCGACACCGGTCAGCTGTCGTTCCACACCGTACAGGACACTTATCTGCGGAACGGGTCGTTCGACCCCGACGAGATGGTCGATTTCTACGCCGAGACCGTCGGGGAAGCCACCGAGGAGTACGAGGCGTTGCGAATCGTCGCCGAGACGACGTGGCTTCAAGACGACGCCACGACCGTCGAGCAGTTCATGGAGTACGAGGCGAAGGTGAACGACCTGTTCGCCGACGAGGACTGTCTCGCGCTCTGCCAGTACGACCGGACCGGATTCTCACCGGAAACCGTCCGAAACATCATTCAGACCCACCCGCATCTCATCTACGACGGTGCAGCGTGCCACAACTTCTACTACACGCCTCCCTCGGAGTTCTTCGGTCCCGACGAACCCGCTCGCGAGAACGAGCGGATGCTCCGGACGCTCCGGGACCGGACCGTGGCGAAGAGCAAACACCGACGGCGCGAGCGGTTCCTCGAAGAACTCTACGAGATTACGGCCGCCACCGACCGCGAGTTCGACGACAAGTTGCAGGCCGTCTTCGAACTCGGGTGTGAGTGGTTCGACCTCGAACTCGGCGCGATTGCCGCCATCGAACCGGACAGCGACCGATGGGAAGTCGAAGCGGTCAGCGCCAGCCACGAGCACCTCGCTCCGGGAATGCAGGTCGACCTCTCGGAGACCTACTGCCGGGTCCCCGCCGCCTGCGACGGGGGTGACGCCGTCGGCCAACCGGTAACAATCACCGACCCGGTCGATAGCGGGTTCGAGAACGCGACCTGTTTCACCGAGTTCGGCGTGGAGGCGTACCTCGGAACTCGCATTCCCATCGACGGCGCTCTCGACCGGACGTTCTTCTTCGTCTCCGAGGAACCGCGAGACGACGTGATTACCGACGAGGAACGTACGTTCCACCGACTGATGTCCCAGTGGGTGAGTTACGAACTCGAACGCCGCGAGCAGGAACGATTCCTGCGCGAGGGGTACGAGATAACGTCCGACCCTACGCTCGGTTTCGACGAGAAGTTACAGGCGTTGTTCGACCTCGGGTGCGAGCGGTTCGGACTCGAACTCGGCGGGATGGCCAAAGTCGATTCCGACGCCGACCGGTTCGAAGTCGAACATGTGAGCGATGACCACGACCACTTCGAGTCCGGGCTTTCGCTCCCACTCTCGGAGACGTACTGCACCGTGGCCACCGACGTCGGTGCGTGGGAACCGTAA
- a CDS encoding GAF domain-containing sensor histidine kinase, whose translation MGTVTDPVEDGYDDTHVHNEFGIQAYLGTYIEVEGDFDRTFFFVSEEARNRPFSEDEQTFQRLLGQWVKYELERQQRERFLRESYRITSDPDLEFEAKLDQLLELGREQFGLEMAGLNQLPSWNGPFRLEKGIGLGIDADEELWSDPDVGCFCRRTIEQDEPVSMQDVSGTDWADDSVHQEFGLTSYLGTKVSSGATPYGTLWFGSTEARDRPFAETEQTFIELIGQWVSYELDRREHKQDQQELYRITADPDLDTEKKIDELLELGCDRLDLPVGMLTRKRDESFEIKRMHGEHPQLGEGSYTPPLTDNYCRQVVDTGSTVSVADAAAAGWDGDALYHEFGLECYAGVQLTVGDDAYGTICFTALSPRDVDFTDAEETFLELMGQCVSYELERNQREDQLQQKNDRLESFASMLAHELRNPVAIGQIYSQQLPGEGDAEAVEYVTEAFDRIEDMVDVMLVLTRGREAVEKETPVELADVAAKVWNDVDAPDTTLDITVEHTIDADETYMRHLFRNLLDNAVEHGGSDVTVGDLPDGFYVADDGTGIPPEDRDAVFDEGYTTTADTGGTGLGLAFVRKLADVYEWNCAVTESADGGARFEFRNVT comes from the coding sequence GTGGGAACCGTAACCGACCCCGTGGAGGACGGGTACGACGATACGCACGTCCACAACGAGTTCGGCATCCAAGCGTATCTCGGCACCTACATCGAGGTCGAAGGCGACTTCGACCGGACGTTCTTCTTCGTCTCCGAGGAAGCGCGCAATAGGCCGTTCTCGGAGGACGAACAGACATTCCAACGGTTGCTTGGCCAGTGGGTGAAGTACGAACTCGAGCGCCAGCAACGCGAACGGTTCCTGCGGGAGAGCTACCGTATCACGTCCGACCCCGACCTCGAATTCGAGGCGAAACTCGACCAGTTGCTCGAGTTGGGCCGCGAGCAGTTCGGTCTCGAGATGGCGGGACTGAACCAGCTCCCGTCGTGGAACGGGCCGTTCCGACTTGAGAAGGGCATCGGTCTCGGCATCGACGCCGACGAGGAACTCTGGTCCGACCCGGACGTCGGGTGTTTCTGTCGGCGAACCATCGAGCAGGACGAACCGGTCAGTATGCAGGACGTCAGCGGGACCGACTGGGCCGACGACTCGGTTCATCAAGAGTTCGGCCTGACGAGTTACCTCGGAACGAAGGTGTCGAGCGGAGCCACGCCGTACGGAACGCTCTGGTTCGGAAGCACGGAAGCGCGCGACCGCCCGTTCGCCGAGACCGAGCAGACGTTCATCGAGTTAATCGGCCAGTGGGTCTCCTACGAACTGGACCGCCGCGAACACAAACAGGACCAGCAGGAACTGTACAGAATCACCGCCGACCCCGACCTCGATACCGAGAAGAAAATCGACGAGTTGCTGGAGCTGGGATGCGACCGTCTCGATTTGCCGGTGGGGATGCTGACCCGCAAGCGCGACGAGTCGTTCGAGATTAAGCGGATGCACGGTGAACACCCTCAACTCGGTGAGGGGTCGTACACCCCGCCGTTGACCGACAACTACTGTCGCCAAGTCGTAGACACCGGTTCGACGGTCAGCGTCGCCGACGCCGCGGCCGCAGGATGGGACGGAGACGCACTCTATCACGAGTTCGGTCTCGAATGCTACGCCGGAGTGCAACTGACCGTCGGCGATGACGCCTACGGCACAATCTGTTTCACGGCACTGTCACCGCGTGACGTGGATTTCACCGACGCCGAGGAGACGTTCCTCGAACTGATGGGACAGTGCGTGAGTTACGAACTCGAACGGAATCAGCGAGAGGACCAACTCCAGCAGAAGAACGACAGGTTGGAGAGTTTCGCCAGCATGCTCGCCCACGAACTCCGGAACCCGGTGGCAATCGGCCAAATATACAGCCAACAGCTACCGGGCGAAGGGGACGCGGAGGCGGTCGAGTACGTCACGGAGGCGTTCGACCGCATCGAAGACATGGTCGACGTCATGTTGGTGTTGACGCGGGGTCGCGAAGCGGTCGAGAAGGAAACGCCGGTCGAACTCGCAGACGTTGCAGCCAAGGTGTGGAACGACGTTGATGCTCCGGACACGACGCTCGACATAACGGTCGAGCACACGATAGACGCGGACGAAACGTACATGCGACACCTCTTCCGGAATCTCCTCGACAACGCGGTCGAACATGGCGGCAGTGATGTCACGGTCGGTGACCTCCCCGACGGATTTTACGTGGCCGACGACGGCACTGGGATTCCGCCCGAAGACCGGGATGCGGTCTTCGACGAGGGATACACGACCACGGCGGACACCGGCGGAACCGGACTGGGACTCGCGTTCGTCCGGAAACTCGCGGACGTGTACGAGTGGAACTGCGCCGTCACCGAGAGCGCGGACGGCGGAGCACGGTTCGAGTTCCGGAACGTCACGTGA
- a CDS encoding transcription initiation factor IIB family protein encodes MVRLNRQQESEEERTSEEEGETETQSCPECNSDSLVTSGDGNEIVCEDCGLVLEEQTIDRGPEWRAFNHSERQSKSRVGAPTTNTMHDKGLTTQIDWKNKDAYGRSLSSEKRSQMSRLRKWQERIRTKDAGERNLQFALSEIDRMASALGVPRSVREVASVIYRRALNEDLIRGRSIEGVATSCLYAACRQEGIPRSLEEVSEVSRVEQKEIGRTYRYVSKELSLKMEPVDPKEYVPRFTSELGVSEEVKMKANEIIDKTAEQGLLSGKSPTGFAAAAIYAASLLCNEKQTQREVADVAQVTEVTIRNRYQEQIEAMGIH; translated from the coding sequence ATGGTTCGCCTGAATCGCCAACAAGAGAGCGAGGAAGAACGCACCTCTGAAGAGGAGGGTGAAACGGAAACGCAGTCTTGTCCGGAGTGTAACTCGGACAGTCTCGTTACGAGCGGGGATGGCAACGAGATTGTCTGTGAGGACTGCGGTCTCGTCCTCGAGGAACAGACCATCGACCGGGGGCCGGAGTGGCGCGCGTTCAACCACAGCGAACGCCAGAGCAAGAGTCGAGTCGGTGCGCCCACCACCAATACGATGCACGACAAGGGCCTGACGACTCAAATCGACTGGAAGAACAAGGACGCCTACGGTCGGTCGCTCTCCTCGGAGAAGCGGAGTCAGATGAGTCGCCTGCGAAAGTGGCAGGAGCGTATCCGGACGAAGGACGCGGGCGAGCGTAATCTCCAGTTCGCACTCAGCGAAATCGACCGCATGGCCTCGGCGCTCGGCGTCCCGCGGTCGGTCCGAGAGGTGGCGTCGGTCATCTATCGGCGGGCGCTCAACGAGGACCTGATTCGCGGTCGGTCCATCGAGGGCGTCGCCACGAGTTGCCTCTACGCTGCGTGCCGCCAAGAGGGCATCCCGCGGAGTCTGGAGGAAGTATCCGAGGTATCCCGGGTCGAGCAGAAGGAAATCGGTCGAACGTATCGATACGTCTCGAAGGAACTCAGCCTCAAGATGGAACCGGTCGACCCCAAGGAGTACGTACCACGGTTCACCTCCGAACTCGGCGTCAGCGAGGAGGTCAAGATGAAGGCGAACGAAATCATCGACAAGACCGCCGAACAGGGCCTGCTCTCGGGGAAGTCGCCGACGGGGTTCGCCGCCGCCGCAATCTACGCCGCGTCGCTGCTCTGTAACGAGAAGCAGACCCAACGCGAGGTCGCCGACGTAGCCCAAGTCACCGAGGTCACGATACGGAACCGGTATCAGGAACAAATCGAAGCCATGGGCATCCACTAA